Proteins from one Blattabacterium cuenoti genomic window:
- the metG gene encoding methionine--tRNA ligase: protein MKKSNKYTVTAALPYANGPIHIGHLAGVYFPADVFVRYMRRKNRDVIFICGSDEHGVPIAMQAKKEKKTPQEIVNKYHRMIKDCFTNFGIQFDNYSRTSKELHYEVSTSFFKKLHEKEKIFEKVSEQYYDEEAQQFLADRYISGICPYCKNDEAYGDQCENCGCSLIPEDLIHPKSTISGSFPVLKKTKHWYFPLNRYQKFLEKWILISHKKDWKVNVYGQAKSWLNQGLKPRAITRDLNWGVPVPISEKKEKVLYVWFEAPIGYISSTIEWAQKKKIDWKPYWKDKKTKLIQFIGKDNIVFHCIIFPVILKAYDSGYILPDQILANEFLHLENKKISTSKNWAVWGHEYLEDFPNQQDTLRYILIANMPEKKDNNFNWKDFQKKNNTELVAVLGNFVNRSLTLVKKYNNGIVPNPGVFSTKEKNILTKIKNHPEYIGNLIESYKFKESLACFMNLAKIGNKYLTEEEPWKKKDKKRVETILYVSLQIVGMLAQLSEPFLPHIAKKFLNMLRLKPFLWNKIKEEILYPGHLLGDPTFLFEKVTNKSIEKQLKKLEKKSCK, encoded by the coding sequence ATGAAAAAATCAAATAAATATACAGTTACTGCAGCTTTACCTTATGCAAATGGACCAATTCACATAGGTCATTTAGCAGGAGTTTATTTCCCTGCAGACGTTTTTGTACGTTATATGAGACGAAAAAACAGAGATGTTATTTTTATATGTGGATCGGATGAGCATGGAGTTCCTATTGCTATGCAAGCTAAAAAAGAAAAAAAAACTCCTCAAGAAATAGTAAATAAGTATCATCGTATGATTAAAGATTGTTTTACTAATTTTGGTATACAATTTGATAATTATTCTAGAACTTCTAAAGAACTTCATTACGAAGTCTCTACTTCTTTTTTCAAAAAACTTCATGAAAAAGAAAAAATTTTTGAAAAAGTATCTGAACAATATTATGATGAAGAAGCTCAACAATTTTTAGCGGATAGGTATATATCCGGTATATGTCCCTATTGTAAAAATGATGAAGCTTATGGAGATCAATGCGAAAATTGTGGATGTTCGTTAATTCCTGAAGATTTAATACATCCAAAATCGACCATAAGTGGTAGTTTTCCAGTTTTAAAAAAAACCAAACATTGGTATTTTCCTTTGAATAGATATCAAAAATTTTTGGAAAAATGGATTTTAATTAGTCATAAAAAAGATTGGAAGGTAAATGTTTATGGACAAGCCAAATCTTGGTTAAATCAAGGATTAAAACCTCGCGCTATAACTAGAGATTTAAATTGGGGAGTTCCTGTCCCTATTTCGGAAAAGAAGGAAAAAGTACTTTATGTATGGTTCGAAGCTCCTATAGGATATATTTCATCTACTATAGAATGGGCTCAAAAAAAAAAGATAGATTGGAAACCTTATTGGAAAGATAAAAAAACCAAATTAATTCAGTTTATAGGAAAAGACAATATTGTTTTTCATTGCATCATTTTTCCAGTTATACTTAAAGCATATGATAGTGGATATATCCTTCCTGATCAAATATTAGCTAATGAATTTCTTCATTTAGAAAATAAAAAAATATCTACTTCTAAAAATTGGGCAGTATGGGGTCATGAATATTTAGAAGATTTTCCAAATCAACAGGATACACTTCGTTATATTCTTATTGCTAATATGCCAGAAAAAAAAGATAATAATTTTAATTGGAAAGATTTCCAAAAAAAAAATAATACAGAATTGGTTGCTGTATTAGGAAATTTCGTAAATAGAAGTCTAACTTTAGTTAAGAAATACAATAATGGTATTGTCCCTAATCCAGGAGTTTTTTCTACAAAAGAGAAAAATATTTTAACGAAAATAAAAAATCATCCAGAATATATAGGTAATTTGATTGAATCTTATAAATTTAAAGAATCCTTGGCATGTTTTATGAATTTAGCTAAAATTGGAAACAAATATCTAACAGAAGAAGAGCCTTGGAAAAAAAAGGACAAAAAACGTGTAGAAACTATTCTTTATGTTTCTTTGCAAATTGTTGGAATGTTAGCTCAATTATCAGAACCTTTTCTTCCACATATCGCAAAAAAATTTTTAAATATGCTTCGTTTAAAACCTTTTTTATGGAATAAAATAAAAGAAGAAATTTTATATCCAGGACATTTATTGGGGGATCCCACATTTTTATTTGAAAAAGTCACTAATAAAAGTATTGAAAAGCAACTAAAAAAATTAGAAAAAAAAAGTTGTAAATAA
- a CDS encoding N5-glutamine methyltransferase family protein produces MRYFDKFYRLFQKTLQNLYTDPKEVENIFFLLMTHVFKCDKTTILLKLSRKVKIHFLIYDKLIRKLWELKKNRPIQYVIGKTYFLDMEFIVNEKVFIPRPETEELVSWILQDSNNTRSIQIFDIGTGSGCISITLKKKKPEIERIYAIDFSQKALEIAHKNAELHNVKISFKMVDFLKDSIFIPEMNEIAVSIIVSNPPYVRLSEKKLLHPNIVQYEPYQALFVPDEDPLIFYKKISFWIKKKFTGVVYVYFEINQFIYLDIMDFMKKIGFLNIEIRKDFQGFFRMIRAVYYG; encoded by the coding sequence ATGAGATATTTTGACAAATTTTATCGTTTATTTCAAAAAACTCTTCAAAATTTATATACAGACCCCAAAGAAGTAGAAAATATCTTTTTTTTACTTATGACTCATGTTTTTAAATGTGATAAAACAACTATATTATTAAAATTGAGTAGAAAAGTAAAAATACATTTTTTGATTTATGATAAATTAATCAGAAAATTGTGGGAATTAAAAAAAAATAGACCTATCCAATATGTAATTGGAAAGACATATTTTTTGGATATGGAATTCATAGTTAATGAAAAAGTCTTCATTCCAAGACCAGAAACGGAAGAGCTCGTATCCTGGATACTACAGGATAGTAATAATACGAGGAGCATTCAAATATTTGATATTGGAACAGGAAGTGGATGTATTAGTATTACTCTAAAAAAGAAAAAACCTGAAATTGAACGCATTTATGCAATAGATTTCTCTCAAAAAGCACTTGAAATAGCCCATAAAAACGCAGAATTACATAATGTAAAAATTTCGTTTAAAATGGTGGATTTTTTGAAAGATTCTATTTTTATACCAGAAATGAATGAAATTGCTGTTAGCATAATTGTAAGTAATCCTCCTTATGTTAGGCTCTCTGAAAAAAAATTATTACATCCAAATATTGTTCAATACGAACCTTATCAAGCTTTATTTGTTCCTGACGAAGATCCTTTGATTTTTTATAAAAAAATTTCTTTTTGGATCAAAAAAAAATTTACTGGAGTTGTTTATGTTTATTTTGAAATAAACCAATTTATTTATTTAGATATTATGGATTTTATGAAAAAGATCGGATTTTTAAATATAGAAATAAGAAAAGATTTTCAAGGTTTTTTCAGGATGATTCGTGCCGTATATTACGGATAA
- the lon gene encoding endopeptidase La, which translates to MLLKNIFTESGFESEAEFIPLMSQDEEDQLLKDDIPEQLCILTVRNMVLYSGIVFPIIAGKSGSIQLLQDAYGFDKTVGVLTQKNSGIENLSEKDLYSIGTVAKILKLLKMPDGNTTVILQGKRRFKVNRFIQNDPYFKAEIIALEENKPSCKDKEYLALVESIKEIAIKIIQDNPNIPSEASIAIRNIESPSFLINFVAANMNLATRDKQKLLEYDDLKKRAMETLRFLNVEHQQIKLKNDIQSRVRSDMDQQQREYFLHQQIKAIQEELGDISYEKEIDEMRSKASRKKWPKEAKKQFERELIKMQRINPQMPEYTVQRNYLELMIDLPWGRYSKDSFDLEYAQKILDRDHYGLEKVKERIIEYLAVLKLRGDMRSPILCFYGPPGVGKTSLGRSIATALKRKYVRISLGGLHDESEIRGHRRTYIGAMPGRLLQSIRKVGTSNPVFVIDEIDKMGLGTNGDPSSAMLEVLDPEQNTSFYDNFLEMGYDLSKVLFIATANSLSNIQPALIDRMEVIEMNGYTVEEKTQIVKKHILTKQLKENGLKKSDLILRTKQIEKIIESYTRESGLRTLEKHIAKLARYVAKHIAMNKKYVKHLSIEKIENILGIPNDPDRYEENNVPGVVTGLAWTNFGGDILYIESSLSKGKGNLSITGNLGEIMKESATIALQYIKANYKEFNIDPIMFEEQNVHVHVPEGAVPKDGPSAGITMLTSLVSSFTKRKLKPNLAMTGEITLRGKVLPVGGIKEKILAAKRANIKEIILSKENKKDVEEIKSEQLKGLTFDYVRNMNDVIHLSLL; encoded by the coding sequence ATGTTACTAAAAAATATATTTACAGAATCTGGATTCGAGTCTGAAGCTGAGTTTATACCCTTAATGAGTCAAGATGAAGAGGATCAGTTACTGAAAGACGATATTCCTGAACAATTATGTATATTAACAGTCAGAAATATGGTTTTGTATTCAGGAATTGTTTTTCCAATCATAGCAGGGAAAAGTGGATCCATTCAATTGTTACAAGATGCTTATGGATTTGATAAAACAGTTGGAGTATTAACACAAAAAAATTCTGGAATAGAAAATCTCAGTGAAAAAGATTTGTATTCTATTGGAACGGTTGCTAAAATCTTGAAATTATTAAAAATGCCTGATGGAAATACAACTGTTATTTTACAGGGGAAAAGAAGATTTAAAGTTAATCGTTTTATTCAAAATGATCCCTATTTTAAAGCAGAAATTATCGCATTAGAAGAAAACAAACCTTCCTGCAAGGATAAAGAATACCTTGCTTTAGTTGAATCTATAAAGGAAATCGCTATAAAAATAATTCAAGATAATCCCAATATTCCATCAGAAGCAAGTATTGCTATTAGGAATATAGAAAGTCCTTCTTTTTTAATAAACTTCGTAGCAGCTAATATGAACTTAGCTACTAGAGATAAACAAAAATTGTTGGAATATGATGATTTAAAAAAAAGAGCAATGGAAACATTGCGTTTTCTCAATGTGGAACATCAACAAATTAAATTAAAAAATGATATTCAATCTCGTGTTCGTAGTGATATGGATCAGCAACAGAGAGAATATTTTTTGCATCAGCAAATTAAAGCTATACAAGAAGAATTAGGAGATATTTCATATGAAAAAGAAATTGATGAAATGCGTTCTAAAGCATCTAGAAAAAAATGGCCAAAAGAAGCAAAAAAACAGTTTGAAAGAGAACTAATAAAAATGCAAAGAATTAATCCTCAAATGCCTGAATATACAGTCCAGAGAAATTATCTAGAATTGATGATTGACCTACCTTGGGGTAGATATTCAAAAGATAGTTTTGATTTAGAATATGCACAAAAAATATTGGATAGAGATCACTATGGTCTAGAAAAAGTAAAAGAACGTATTATAGAATATTTAGCAGTCTTAAAATTAAGAGGTGACATGCGTTCTCCTATTCTATGTTTTTACGGTCCTCCTGGAGTAGGAAAAACTTCCTTAGGAAGATCTATAGCTACTGCACTGAAAAGAAAATATGTACGTATTTCTTTAGGAGGATTACATGATGAATCTGAAATACGTGGACACAGAAGAACATATATAGGAGCTATGCCTGGTCGTCTTTTGCAATCTATACGAAAAGTAGGAACTTCTAATCCAGTTTTCGTTATAGACGAGATAGATAAAATGGGATTAGGAACAAATGGAGATCCTTCTTCAGCTATGTTAGAAGTTTTAGATCCTGAGCAAAATACTTCTTTTTACGATAACTTTTTAGAAATGGGTTATGATTTATCAAAAGTATTATTCATTGCTACAGCAAATTCACTTTCCAATATACAACCTGCTCTGATAGATAGAATGGAGGTGATAGAGATGAATGGATACACAGTAGAAGAAAAAACACAAATTGTAAAAAAACATATACTTACTAAGCAACTAAAAGAAAATGGATTAAAAAAATCAGATCTAATACTTAGAACAAAACAAATAGAAAAAATTATTGAAAGTTATACAAGAGAATCTGGGTTAAGAACTCTGGAAAAGCATATTGCTAAATTAGCACGTTATGTAGCTAAGCATATTGCTATGAATAAAAAATATGTAAAACATTTAAGTATTGAAAAAATAGAAAATATTCTTGGAATCCCAAATGATCCAGATCGTTATGAAGAAAATAATGTTCCAGGTGTAGTTACAGGTTTAGCTTGGACTAATTTTGGAGGCGATATTTTATATATTGAATCCAGTTTATCTAAAGGAAAAGGTAATTTAAGTATTACCGGAAATTTAGGAGAAATCATGAAAGAATCTGCTACTATTGCTTTGCAGTATATTAAAGCTAACTACAAAGAGTTTAATATAGATCCTATAATGTTTGAAGAACAAAATGTACATGTTCATGTTCCTGAAGGAGCAGTTCCTAAAGATGGTCCATCTGCAGGAATTACAATGTTAACTTCTTTAGTATCAAGTTTTACAAAAAGAAAATTGAAACCTAATTTAGCTATGACAGGAGAAATAACCCTAAGAGGAAAAGTTCTTCCTGTAGGTGGAATTAAAGAAAAAATTCTAGCGGCTAAACGTGCTAATATTAAAGAAATTATTCTATCGAAGGAGAATAAAAAAGATGTAGAAGAAATTAAATCAGAACAATTAAAAGGATTAACTTTTGATTATGTTAGAAATATGAATGATGTAATTCATTTATCTTTATTATAA
- the mnmE gene encoding tRNA uridine-5-carboxymethylaminomethyl(34) synthesis GTPase MnmE has product MLDDDTIVALATPIGSSAISVIRLSGSNSISTVENIFLSIKPGKKLKNQSTHTIHLGYLIEEDKNLLDQVLISIFRSPFSYTGENMIEISCHGSYYIQQRILQLLIRKGIRLARPGEFTFRAFLNKKMNLSQAEAISDLILSENKAYHDLSLQDIKGKFSNLIKDLRKKLLNFASLLELELDFSEENVIFVSRSELFLFLQKLEEILKDLIESFSLGNAIKKGIDVVIIGEPNVGKSTFFNQVIQEDRSITSHVEGTTRDCIEGEIILNGIIFHFFDTAGIRNTIDPIEIMGVEKTMKKIEEAQVILYIFDSSERRKQEKIISEIQDIQKKYPLKDIFAIANKSDLSHFCDFYDIRSKFSYFFEISSINRQKVKKVLDSLSHLFIERLKERKIVVTQSRHYEALKLSLREILLAYEALKRGSSEDLVSIYIKEALRYLGEITGEVTSEDILKNIFSKFCIGK; this is encoded by the coding sequence ATGTTAGATGATGATACTATTGTTGCTTTAGCAACTCCCATTGGTTCCAGTGCAATATCTGTTATTCGTCTTTCTGGAAGTAATTCCATTTCCACTGTTGAAAATATTTTTCTTTCTATTAAACCTGGAAAAAAACTTAAAAATCAATCTACACATACTATTCATTTAGGATATCTTATAGAAGAAGATAAGAATTTATTGGATCAAGTATTGATTTCTATTTTTAGATCTCCTTTTTCTTATACAGGAGAAAATATGATAGAGATTTCTTGTCATGGATCTTACTATATTCAACAAAGAATTTTACAATTGTTAATTAGAAAAGGAATACGTTTAGCCAGGCCGGGAGAATTTACATTTCGCGCTTTTTTAAATAAGAAAATGAATTTATCGCAAGCTGAAGCTATATCTGATCTTATTTTATCTGAAAATAAAGCTTATCACGATCTATCTTTACAAGATATAAAAGGAAAATTCTCTAATCTTATTAAGGATTTAAGAAAAAAATTGTTAAATTTTGCATCATTACTAGAACTTGAATTAGATTTTTCGGAAGAAAATGTGATATTTGTTAGTCGATCAGAACTTTTTTTATTTTTACAAAAATTAGAAGAGATATTAAAAGATTTAATTGAATCCTTTTCGTTAGGAAATGCTATCAAAAAAGGAATTGATGTGGTCATTATTGGAGAACCTAATGTTGGAAAATCTACTTTCTTTAATCAAGTAATTCAAGAAGACCGTTCTATTACATCCCATGTGGAAGGAACAACTAGAGATTGTATAGAAGGAGAGATCATTTTAAATGGAATTATTTTTCATTTTTTTGATACAGCAGGAATTAGGAATACTATAGATCCTATAGAGATAATGGGAGTTGAGAAAACAATGAAAAAAATAGAAGAGGCTCAAGTGATATTATATATTTTTGATTCCTCAGAAAGGAGGAAACAGGAAAAAATTATTAGTGAAATTCAAGATATTCAAAAAAAATATCCATTAAAAGATATATTTGCAATAGCAAATAAGTCAGATTTATCTCATTTTTGTGATTTTTATGATATTAGATCAAAATTTTCTTATTTTTTTGAAATTTCTTCAATAAATCGTCAAAAAGTAAAAAAAGTACTAGATTCTTTAAGTCATTTATTTATTGAAAGATTAAAAGAAAGAAAAATAGTTGTTACGCAAAGCAGACACTATGAAGCTTTGAAACTTTCATTAAGAGAGATTTTATTGGCCTATGAAGCTTTAAAAAGAGGATCTTCTGAAGATTTAGTTTCTATTTATATTAAAGAAGCATTACGTTATTTAGGTGAGATAACAGGAGAAGTAACCAGTGAAGATATCTTAAAAAACATTTTCTCTAAATTTTGCATTGGAAAATAA
- the lysA gene encoding diaminopimelate decarboxylase — MNELKYMSSTVITVHREHLIQLAKKYGTPLYIYDSCKIRKQYIKMKNAFSGVQKLIINYACKANTNLNILKFFQNLGSGLDTVSIQEVELGLKAGFHPKKIIFTPNCVSIQEVKKSVDFGVRINLDNLSILEQFGELYPNYSVGIRINPHIMAGGNSKISVGHIDSKFGISYYQIPHMKRILRNTGLKIEGFHMHTGSDISDIKYFLEGAKILFQTAIDFPNIDYIDFGSGFKVPYKKNDIRTDLIGLSHSITEKFKDFCKNYGNQISLIFEPGKFLVSECGYFLVHVNVIKHTTSTVFAGVDSGFNHFIRPMFYNSYHCIENISNPKGRLRYYTVVGYICESDTFGFNRKIQEIREGDILCIKNAGAYCFSMSSNYNSRYRPAEVLIFHGKDFLIRKRETMQDLMKNIVEIHM, encoded by the coding sequence ATGAATGAATTAAAATATATGAGTTCTACAGTTATTACAGTTCATAGAGAACACTTAATTCAACTAGCGAAAAAATACGGAACTCCACTTTATATATACGATTCTTGCAAAATAAGAAAACAATATATAAAGATGAAAAATGCTTTCAGTGGAGTTCAAAAATTAATAATTAATTATGCTTGCAAAGCTAATACTAATTTGAACATATTAAAATTTTTTCAAAACTTAGGAAGTGGATTAGATACTGTATCTATACAAGAAGTGGAATTAGGATTAAAAGCTGGGTTTCATCCAAAAAAAATTATATTCACACCTAACTGTGTTTCTATTCAAGAAGTTAAAAAATCCGTTGATTTCGGAGTAAGAATTAACCTAGATAATTTATCTATTTTAGAACAATTCGGGGAATTGTATCCAAATTATTCTGTAGGGATAAGAATCAATCCGCATATTATGGCAGGAGGAAATTCAAAAATTTCAGTAGGACATATTGATTCTAAATTTGGAATTTCTTATTATCAAATTCCTCATATGAAAAGAATATTAAGAAATACAGGTCTTAAAATAGAAGGATTTCATATGCATACAGGATCTGATATATCAGATATCAAATATTTTTTAGAGGGAGCAAAAATATTATTTCAAACAGCTATAGATTTTCCAAATATCGATTATATTGATTTTGGAAGTGGGTTTAAGGTTCCATATAAAAAAAATGATATAAGAACGGATCTTATTGGATTAAGTCATTCTATCACGGAAAAATTTAAAGATTTTTGTAAAAATTACGGAAATCAAATTTCTTTGATTTTTGAACCAGGAAAATTTTTGGTTAGTGAATGTGGATATTTTTTAGTTCATGTCAATGTAATAAAACATACTACTTCTACTGTTTTTGCTGGAGTAGACTCCGGATTTAATCATTTTATTCGTCCTATGTTTTATAATTCTTATCACTGTATTGAAAATATTTCTAATCCAAAAGGTCGTCTTCGATATTATACGGTAGTAGGATATATTTGCGAATCGGATACTTTTGGTTTTAATAGAAAAATTCAAGAAATACGAGAAGGTGATATTTTGTGCATAAAAAACGCGGGAGCATACTGTTTTTCTATGTCTTCGAATTATAATTCTCGTTATAGACCCGCTGAAGTTCTAATTTTTCATGGAAAAGATTTTCTTATAAGAAAAAGAGAAACAATGCAAGATCTTATGAAAAACATAGTAGAAATACACATGTAA
- the ligA gene encoding NAD-dependent DNA ligase LigA: MDKKIEKEIYRLRKELSDYNCKYYNFDTSDVSDFHFDKKLEKLSLLEKKHPEFYDPASPTMKIGEKIQEHSSFYHKYKMYSLQNTYSQKELIIWGKKINKSIRSLSFVCEPKYDGVSINLIYQNGYLTNAATRGDGEKGENVTENIKTIKYVPLKLKGNNYPSYLEIRGEVFISKKNFIEINKKRIKNGQQPYANPRNTASGTLKIHDHKKVSKRNLFCIAFHVIGKNLPFETQYESLKYIKNWGFQVPETAHFCKNIEDVLHVIDIFSLCKNRLPYQTDGIVIKVNEHEKQSLLGYTNKYPRWAIAYKFRQTLSETKLLSITFQVGRTGVITPVANVVPIYISGTTVKRVVLYNKSFIQKMGIHHGDSLLLEKGGNIIPKVTEINIQERSNKALPVFFLKKCPSCNQTLTKKKELLYCTNKNCSSQRIERIRHFVSKKAMNIKKIGIEMIKKLYKKGFLYSFFNLYELKREDLVQIDGVKEKLAYSIIKNIKKSKENSFYRVLYALGIPHVGEYVSKKLTEYFWDINSLMNANYDHLISISGIGKKITESVINYFSINENKHAIKMMIKYGLNFSKHSISKKFSFLKGKSFVFTGKLSCMTRHDAKNIIEDLGGKVYNTVNNKMNFIVVGKNFGSKLKKSISKNHVQILTENLFLDMLKEAKKREKNQIL, from the coding sequence ATGGATAAAAAAATAGAAAAAGAAATATACAGACTACGAAAAGAGTTATCAGACTATAACTGTAAATATTACAATTTTGATACTTCAGATGTATCCGATTTTCATTTTGACAAAAAATTAGAAAAATTATCTCTTTTAGAGAAAAAACATCCTGAATTCTATGATCCAGCTTCGCCAACAATGAAAATTGGAGAAAAAATTCAGGAACACTCTTCTTTTTATCATAAATACAAAATGTACTCTCTTCAAAATACTTATTCTCAAAAAGAATTAATAATTTGGGGGAAAAAAATAAATAAATCAATTCGTTCTTTGTCCTTTGTGTGTGAGCCAAAATATGATGGAGTCTCTATTAATTTAATTTACCAAAACGGTTATTTAACAAATGCAGCAACTCGTGGTGATGGAGAAAAAGGAGAAAATGTTACAGAAAATATAAAAACTATAAAATACGTTCCTTTAAAATTAAAAGGTAATAATTATCCATCATATCTTGAAATACGTGGAGAAGTTTTTATTTCTAAAAAAAATTTTATAGAAATAAATAAAAAACGTATAAAAAATGGACAACAACCTTATGCAAATCCAAGAAATACGGCTAGTGGAACACTAAAAATTCATGATCATAAAAAAGTAAGTAAAAGGAATTTGTTTTGTATTGCGTTTCATGTTATAGGAAAAAATTTGCCTTTTGAGACACAATATGAATCTCTTAAATACATAAAAAATTGGGGGTTTCAAGTTCCAGAAACAGCACACTTTTGTAAAAACATAGAAGATGTACTTCATGTCATAGATATTTTTAGTCTTTGTAAAAATAGACTTCCCTACCAAACAGATGGTATAGTTATTAAAGTAAATGAACATGAAAAACAATCACTTTTAGGATACACTAATAAATATCCCAGATGGGCCATAGCTTATAAATTTAGACAAACATTATCTGAAACAAAATTATTAAGTATTACATTTCAAGTAGGACGAACTGGAGTCATTACTCCTGTAGCTAATGTAGTTCCTATCTATATATCTGGAACAACTGTTAAAAGAGTAGTTCTTTACAATAAAAGTTTCATACAAAAAATGGGAATTCATCATGGAGATTCCCTTTTGTTAGAAAAAGGTGGTAATATTATTCCAAAAGTAACAGAAATCAATATACAAGAAAGATCGAATAAAGCGTTACCTGTATTTTTTTTGAAAAAATGCCCATCATGTAATCAAACTTTAACGAAAAAAAAAGAATTATTGTACTGTACAAATAAAAATTGTTCTTCTCAAAGAATAGAAAGAATAAGACATTTTGTGAGCAAAAAAGCTATGAATATTAAAAAAATTGGAATAGAAATGATAAAAAAACTATACAAAAAAGGTTTTTTGTATAGTTTTTTTAATTTATATGAATTGAAAAGAGAAGATCTTGTTCAAATAGATGGAGTAAAAGAAAAATTGGCCTATAGCATTATAAAAAACATCAAAAAATCTAAAGAAAATTCCTTTTACAGGGTGTTATATGCCTTAGGAATTCCTCATGTAGGAGAATATGTTTCCAAAAAATTAACAGAATACTTTTGGGATATAAATTCTTTAATGAATGCTAATTATGATCATTTAATTTCTATTTCAGGTATAGGAAAAAAAATTACGGAAAGTGTAATTAATTATTTTTCAATTAATGAAAATAAACATGCAATTAAAATGATGATTAAATATGGATTAAATTTTTCCAAACATTCTATAAGTAAAAAATTTTCTTTTTTGAAAGGAAAATCTTTTGTCTTTACAGGAAAACTATCTTGCATGACTCGTCATGACGCAAAAAATATAATAGAAGATTTAGGAGGAAAAGTCTATAATACTGTCAATAATAAAATGAATTTTATAGTAGTTGGAAAGAATTTTGGTTCCAAACTCAAAAAAAGTATTAGTAAAAATCATGTACAAATTTTAACAGAAAATCTTTTTCTAGATATGCTGAAAGAAGCAAAAAAAAGAGAAAAGAATCAAATTCTATAA
- a CDS encoding 5'-3' exonuclease: protein MNNNKKLFLIDAFPLIYQSYYAYINNPLLTSKGLNTSPIINFTKLLIKTLNNEKPSYMATIFDDNQKISFRKKEYYKYKAHRKKTPEAINIAIPYIKKILKTFQIPFFHAQNGYEADDLIGTIAKKAENKGYIIYIITLDKDFFQLVTENIKVYMPPFKGNPKKIFGIEEIRKIYGVNNPKQVIDLWSMMGDSSDNIPGLPGIGEKNAKKFIQKYGSIEKLLNSTHDLNGKIQINIEKNKNLGLLSKKLITIVTNISFFSFHEEKFYVQKPNWNSIKKIFGELEFIKLLKIAHQYYKSI, encoded by the coding sequence ATGAATAATAATAAAAAATTATTTTTAATAGATGCATTTCCACTCATTTATCAAAGTTATTATGCTTATATAAATAATCCACTGTTAACTTCCAAAGGACTAAACACTTCTCCTATCATAAATTTTACAAAACTCTTAATAAAGACATTAAATAATGAGAAACCATCTTATATGGCTACGATTTTTGATGACAATCAAAAAATTTCTTTTCGAAAAAAAGAATATTATAAATATAAGGCACATAGGAAAAAAACACCGGAAGCCATTAACATAGCAATTCCTTATATTAAAAAGATTTTAAAAACCTTTCAAATCCCTTTTTTTCATGCACAAAACGGATATGAAGCTGATGATCTTATCGGAACAATAGCTAAAAAAGCAGAAAATAAAGGATATATAATTTATATAATTACCTTAGACAAAGATTTTTTTCAATTGGTGACAGAAAACATTAAAGTTTATATGCCACCTTTTAAAGGAAATCCAAAAAAAATATTCGGAATAGAAGAAATACGAAAAATATATGGAGTTAATAACCCAAAACAAGTTATAGACTTATGGAGTATGATGGGAGATTCTTCCGATAATATACCAGGATTACCAGGAATAGGAGAAAAAAACGCCAAAAAGTTTATTCAAAAATATGGAAGCATTGAAAAATTATTGAATTCAACTCATGATCTTAATGGAAAGATTCAAATAAATATTGAAAAAAACAAAAATTTAGGTCTTTTGTCCAAAAAATTAATTACTATTGTAACCAATATTTCCTTTTTTTCTTTTCATGAAGAAAAATTTTATGTTCAAAAACCAAATTGGAATTCCATTAAGAAAATATTCGGAGAACTTGAATTCATAAAATTATTAAAAATAGCTCATCAATATTATAAATCAATATAA